In the Ramlibacter tataouinensis TTB310 genome, one interval contains:
- a CDS encoding FtsX-like permease family protein, with product MNTATLALRYLWSRPLTALLNLLLLTLGLAAITFVVLVGEQAGRAFERDLAGIDLVVGAKGSPLQLILAGVFQIDVPPGNVPLAEVRALQKHPQVARLIPLSMGDSLRGHRIVGTTPDYLAHYGLSLARGQGGFGPMEALLGAGVARATGLAPGEAFVGNHGLGGGGHAHGDTPYRVAGVLAPCGCVADRLVLTSLESVWRVHEDATTADEEDRRLLQAEREVTLALIAYRTPLAAVSFPRMVNATTAMQAAAPAVEVTRLARMLGVGGDVLRGLGLVLLATAALSVFIALWNAVRERRADLAMLRMLGATPARVAALVVCEALWLALIACVLGLAAGHALAALVGYVLAAQQSLPLSGAVWLARELWIPAAALAVAVVAALIPALSAYRVDVARLLQSR from the coding sequence ATGAACACGGCGACCCTCGCCTTGCGCTACCTGTGGTCGCGTCCGCTCACGGCGCTGCTCAACCTGCTGCTGCTGACCCTGGGCCTGGCCGCCATCACCTTCGTGGTGCTGGTGGGCGAGCAGGCCGGCCGCGCCTTCGAGCGCGACCTTGCGGGCATCGACCTGGTGGTGGGCGCCAAGGGCAGCCCGCTGCAGCTGATCCTGGCCGGCGTGTTCCAGATCGACGTGCCGCCCGGCAACGTGCCGCTGGCCGAGGTGCGGGCCCTGCAGAAGCACCCGCAGGTGGCCCGGCTGATCCCGCTGTCCATGGGCGACAGCCTGCGCGGCCACCGCATCGTGGGCACCACGCCCGACTACCTGGCGCACTATGGCCTGTCGCTGGCCCGGGGGCAGGGCGGCTTTGGCCCCATGGAAGCCCTGCTCGGCGCGGGCGTGGCCCGGGCCACCGGCCTGGCACCCGGCGAGGCCTTCGTCGGCAACCACGGCCTGGGCGGCGGCGGCCACGCCCACGGCGACACGCCCTACCGCGTGGCCGGCGTGCTGGCGCCCTGCGGCTGCGTGGCCGACCGGCTGGTGCTGACCTCGCTGGAATCGGTGTGGCGGGTGCACGAGGACGCCACCACGGCCGACGAGGAGGACCGCCGGCTGCTGCAGGCCGAGCGCGAGGTGACCCTGGCCCTGATCGCCTACCGCACCCCGCTGGCCGCCGTGAGCTTCCCGCGCATGGTCAACGCCACCACCGCCATGCAGGCCGCCGCGCCGGCTGTCGAGGTGACGCGGCTGGCGCGGATGCTGGGCGTGGGCGGCGACGTGCTGCGCGGCCTGGGGCTGGTGCTGCTGGCCACGGCGGCCCTGTCGGTGTTCATCGCCCTGTGGAACGCGGTGCGCGAGCGGCGGGCCGACCTCGCCATGCTGCGCATGCTGGGCGCCACGCCGGCGCGGGTGGCGGCCCTGGTGGTGTGCGAGGCGCTGTGGCTGGCCCTGATCGCCTGCGTGCTGGGGCTGGCCGCCGGCCACGCCCTGGCGGCTTTGGTAGGCTACGTGCTGGCCGCGCAGCAATCGCTGCCGCTGTCCGGCGCGGTCTGGCTGGCGCGGGAACTGTGGATCCCTGCCGCGGCGCTGGCCGTGGCCGTGGTCGCCGCGCTGATCCCCGCGCTCAGCGCCTACCGGGTCGACGTGGCCCGCCTGTTGCAATCGAGGTGA
- a CDS encoding DUF3299 domain-containing protein: MKLRCSVSFLLAALLAASAMAQTAAPLGSPLPQGTGPGVHSPDSPFKPLPQRSDVVPWSVLTAVKTRVEKNRVLPAFKPEQLALNQKTQRLQGFMMPLEPGEKQRHFLLSSVPLTCGFCVPGGPESMVEVKTRSPVAYTMEPVTVEGQFAVLNDDPYGLYYRITDAVGVK; this comes from the coding sequence ATGAAACTGCGTTGTTCCGTTTCCTTCCTGCTCGCCGCCTTGCTGGCCGCCTCCGCCATGGCGCAAACGGCGGCGCCCCTGGGCTCGCCCTTGCCGCAGGGGACGGGCCCCGGCGTGCACAGCCCCGACAGCCCGTTCAAGCCGCTGCCCCAGCGCAGCGACGTGGTGCCCTGGTCGGTGCTGACGGCGGTCAAGACCCGGGTCGAGAAGAACCGGGTGCTGCCGGCCTTCAAGCCCGAGCAGCTCGCGCTGAACCAGAAGACGCAGCGCCTGCAGGGCTTCATGATGCCGCTGGAGCCGGGCGAGAAGCAGCGCCATTTCCTGCTCAGCTCGGTGCCGCTGACCTGCGGCTTCTGCGTGCCCGGCGGGCCGGAGAGCATGGTCGAGGTCAAGACCAGGTCGCCGGTGGCCTACACGATGGAGCCGGTGACGGTGGAGGGCCAGTTCGCGGTGCTGAACGACGATCCCTACGGCCTGTACTACCGCATCACCGACGCGGTGGGCGTGAAATAG